TTGTCGTCAGCCCGACGGTCGGTGGCGAGCAATAAACGCCATTCATGTTGCACGATTTTGCCGTTGTTGTCACGTAAAGGCAGCTCAGCGAGCAGGATGGAGCCGAATGGGATGATGCTGGGGTCGACGGATGCGGTATGGCCAGCCACGACCGGCAGGCCGGATGCGCTACGGACGGCTTCGTCGGTTGGCTGGAAAAACACGAAAGATTGGTTGGCCGCCAGCACTTCATCCGCCTTGCCAGGGTTCAGCTTGAACCATTGGCGGATAGCGGTATTGGAAAGGTTGCCGGTACGCAAATAGCCCTGTTGTTGCATGTAACGCCCGATGCTGGTGTAGGGGTAGCCATTTTTGCCAGCAAAGCCCAGCAATTGCGTGCGCCCATCCTGATAGCGGATCAAGCCGGAACCTTGTACCTGCATGAAATAGTAGTCCACCGGGTTGTTAGTCCAGGCAATTTCCAGCCCTTTGCCGCGCAATGCGCCCTGCATGATTTCCCCGCGCGTTGGCAGGCGGGTTGTTCCATCCGCTGGTTTGGCGTAAATGGGGTACTGGAATGCGCCGGTGGGTTTGGCGCTGACCTCCAGCACTGGCGTGAAATAGCCACCAAATTGCACCGGGCGTTTATCATCCGGGTCGCCCAACGCGTAGAAGTGGAATTGCACGTCGCCAGCGGAGGCGTTATCCATTTTCTGAAGCAATTGCTCGACCGTCTGCTGGAGCTTTTCCACCTCCAAAGGCCCTGCATAGCCTGGGGAAACCAGCTTGTCGGGGTTAGTGGTATGCAAGTACACGGATAAGTCAGCCAAGGCGTTGCGTAGTGTGGGCGCAGTGCGCAGGCACGACGGGCGCAGGGCAATCTGGTTTCCCTGAATACTGGCATCACAGTTTGATGGTTGGAAAGTGTTGGCAGGTTGTTGTGCGTGAACACTCCCCGCAAGCAGGCAGGCGCTTGCGGCCAGCAGGATTGTCCGGAACATGTCAGCCCTCTTCTATAAAATAATTTTTGTTTATTATGGCTGATTTTGCTGAGAAATCAATCATAAGTTCCGGGGAGGAGGGCTAGCCGGGTTTGCGCATCAGTAAATAGGTGCGGTGAGCGCCGGAAATCCGGTAGGCGGCGGTTTCCGCTGCTTGGCCGATGCCAAGGTACAGATCCATGCGCCCTTTACCACGGATGTCCTTGCCGCGATCCTGGGCAAACAGTACGCGCCATTCCGTGCCAGTGGGGTTTCCGTTCCCGTCGAAACGCGGCAGTTCCGCCAGCAGGACCGCGCCATGCGGTATATGGTGGTTGTCAACCGCGATGGTATGGCCGGGAATCACGCCATTGCCCGAGGCTGTGGTAGGTATGGCGTTGGTTTCCTTGAAAAAGATGTAGCGTGGGTTGCTGGTCAGCACTTCGCGGATTTTTTCCGGGTGCTCATGCAGCCAGTTGTTAATTTCCGCATTACTCAGTGAGCCGCGTTTGTAACCGGTTTTGAGCAGGTAACTGCTGACGGAGGAGAACGGCTTGCCATTGTTGCCCGCATAGTCGATCAGGCTTTGGCTGCCATCGGTGAAGTGGATCAGTGCCGCGCCTTGTACTTGGGCGATATACAGCGCAAAGGGGTTATCGACCCAGGCGATCTCCAGCCCGCGCCCAGTCAGCACGCCGTTGGC
The sequence above is drawn from the Thiothrix nivea DSM 5205 genome and encodes:
- a CDS encoding MltA domain-containing protein, which translates into the protein MFRTILLAASACLLAGSVHAQQPANTFQPSNCDASIQGNQIALRPSCLRTAPTLRNALADLSVYLHTTNPDKLVSPGYAGPLEVEKLQQTVEQLLQKMDNASAGDVQFHFYALGDPDDKRPVQFGGYFTPVLEVSAKPTGAFQYPIYAKPADGTTRLPTRGEIMQGALRGKGLEIAWTNNPVDYYFMQVQGSGLIRYQDGRTQLLGFAGKNGYPYTSIGRYMQQQGYLRTGNLSNTAIRQWFKLNPGKADEVLAANQSFVFFQPTDEAVRSASGLPVVAGHTASVDPSIIPFGSILLAELPLRDNNGKIVQHEWRLLLATDRRADDKTAVRIGIYTGEGEAAKAAAARFFPAGRAFILQSGA
- a CDS encoding MltA domain-containing protein → MLQRLAAVAILMITASSSASMAYTDTSIWESWPTIVAPQPQTQAYQQPHREFTPSRQGSFQPQFQLAAYHPAAPPRDGAIQHGLRSLAKLLERRNPWENTPLMGNSVTHGMLAETVQALLNWNGPLLPETLSRQFDLLPIDSAKGQGLGDFTGYFTPELNGSRIRTGRFKTPVYKMPPRKLANASHADIANGVLTGRGLEIAWVDNPFALYIAQVQGAALIHFTDGSQSLIDYAGNNGKPFSSVSSYLLKTGYKRGSLSNAEINNWLHEHPEKIREVLTSNPRYIFFKETNAIPTTASGNGVIPGHTIAVDNHHIPHGAVLLAELPRFDGNGNPTGTEWRVLFAQDRGKDIRGKGRMDLYLGIGQAAETAAYRISGAHRTYLLMRKPG